The window CTGTACAAACGGGTTCTCTCCCCAAGTGTCCACCCTTCAGCCGTCGCGCAGGCTTTCAAGGGGAGTTTGCCTGAAAGCCTCTCTAAGGGTCTTGGTTCGCGTGGCTAGGGCCCCGTCGGCTCGGGATGCGCGCACAGGGCTTGGGGCCGCTCGGCGCCAGAGCCAGAGTGCTGAGCCCGTGAGCGCCAAGGCCGCGTGGGCGGGCACCTATTTTTCTGAGAAGTTCCAGTGCTCCTAGGCCCCGACCCCCGCCGCCCCCCTTCACCTTCTAGCTGGAAAGTTGTGCGCCAGGCAGCGGGGGGCGGAGAGAGGAACCCAGACTGGCCCCCCTCCCGCTTCCTGCCCCGCGGCCTCCCATTGGCCAGAGGAAACCCCAGGAATGTGAGCGCCCCTTTAAAAGCGCGCGGCTCCTCGCTTCGCCAGCCACTGCACTCGGGCCGGCCGCTGAGAGCCCACCCTGGCGAGCTCTCCCAGCCGCAGCCTCCGAATCCACGGCCTCCACCCCGCGCCTCTCCAGCGCTCCATCCCGTTGCTGCGCCTTTGTCGCCGGCCCGGTCCGCTGCATCCGCGTCCGCACAGGTAAGGAGTCCCGGGCGGCCGCCGCGGGACCCCGGATCTCAATACTTTCTGCCTTCCCCGTGCCGTCGCTCCCAGCCTCTGGGGCTCCAGAGCCATCCTCTCCAGCCTTGGGGTTCACAGAGTAACCCACCAGGACACCCCAAGAGTGTCTTCTTTTCCCCAAGTCCTATCAGTCCTCTAGAAAAGGACTGTGCCTCCCTGCGCCCCTGAACTACATCTCCTGGTTCAGTGTTTACTCTTAACTTCTCAAGCCCCTCCCCAGTGGCTGGTCTTGCCCCCACCACCTCTTTAAAGCGGTAATCTCCCCTCAACTCTTACTTTCTTCCTGATGCTCTCTCCAAAGTAAATACGGTTGCCCTTCCTTCCAGCAAACGAGGGCCCCAAGGGGgatccccagggccccagccccaAGGGCAGCCAGGTTATGCCCACACTCCCTGCTTGGCAGCCTCTGACCCTGGGCTCTGCGCTCCGTGCTGCAGGCTCCTCGCTGGGCGCAGATAGCTCCGCCATGGGGCTGGCCTGGGGACTCGCTGTCCTGCTGCTGTCGCACGTCTGCGGCTCCAACCGCATTCCAGGTGAGTCTGCGTAATACCTCGCGTGGGGGAGGGACGAGGAGGAGGTCGGGTTACCCCAGGTGCGGTCCCTCCCTGTGCACTCCTCTCAGCTGCTTCTCCCCTGAGCCCTGACCGGACCTCAGGATGCCGGCTCCCTCTGACTGGGGCGTTTACTTAGCTCTTCCAGTGGCTGTCAAGGGTTTTCATTCCAGCCCTCTgcctcacccccgccccccagagcTGAGCCTCCACCCCACACTCCACCCAGAGGGCTCACCCTGTGTCCTGCTCTTGTCTAACAGAGTCTGGGGGAGACAACAGTGTGTTTGACATCTTTGAACTCACCGGAGCTGCCCGCAAGGGCTCTGGGCGCCGACTGGTGAAGGGTCCTGACCCTTCTAGCCCAGCTTTCCGCATCGAGGATGCCAACCTGATCCCCCCTGTGCCTGACAAGAAGTTCCAAGACCTAGTGGATGCTGTGCGGGCGGAGAAAGGTTTCCTCCTCCTGGCCTCCCTGAGGCAAATGAAGAAGACCCGGGGCACCCTGCTGGCCGTGGAGCGGAAAGACCACTCCGGCCAGCTCTTCAGCGTGGTCTCCAATGGCAAGGCGGGCACCCTGGACCTGAGCCTGACCGTGCAGGGAAAGCAGCACGTGGTGTCGGTGGAAGAAGCACTCCTGGCGACTGGCCAGTGGAAGAGCATCACCCTGTTTGTGCAGGAGGACAGGGCCCAGCTATACATCGACTGTGAGAAGATGGAGAATGCGGAGCTGGATGTCCCCATCCAGAGCATCTTCACCAGGGACCTGGCCAACATCGCCAGACTCCGCATTGCCAAAGGAGGTGTCAATGACAATTTCCAGGTGAGTCCGCTTTGATTCCTGATCCATGGGGTTGACTACTAGGCAGCTTATGATCAGCAGAGTGATAACAAGAGAGGCAGGGGTTCCAGTATAGGAAGTATTGCCTGTGcactaaagcagtggttctcacacAGTAGggagcatcagaatcacctggagagcttacTAAAATGGATACTGCTGCATTCCACCCCTGGAGTTTTGGATTCAATAGGTCTGGGATGGGGCCTGATAATTTACATTTGTAACCGGTTCCAAGGTTAAGTTGGTGCTAGTGTTCTAGGGATCAGACATTGAAAACCTCTAAAGGAAACAATGGTTTTCCTGTAACTGCCCATTCAAACCTTACTCTTTATGCTCTTCTCAAGAAAAAACTTTCAAATGCATTGCACCAATTATAATATTGCTTGAAGTGGATACTTTTTATGAGCAGGATAAATACCACTTTGCTATTTGCTTCCTCATGGGGATGTAACTGATcccaaagaaaagattaaaatagtGGCTATTTGCTGCTGCAGTGTCTTCCTTGCTTAAACCTCTAGATCTTTGGGTCTGTGGCTTTGAAACTCCCACATTTAACTGTTTGACACTGGAAAGTGTCATTGTATCCTCCGGTCTCAATATCAGATTACATTTCCTGTATCCCCAAGTAGGCCGATAACTGAATTCTTTGTAAAAGACTGCAGACTTGGCAGAAGATACAATTAAGAGTTTTGAAGTTATTTTGCAATTCCCGTGAATTTGGCAATTCACCAACAGTTATTTGGTGTGTTATTTTGACACGGTGATCCTGAAAGGGagttcttttcaaattttagaaCATCTGTTGTGTGCTCCTTCTGGCATAAATAGTCCCCCCTCCCAGTGACCCCCCCGGCCCCCACCAACACTCTACAAACAATGTGTATCCTCTGCTCACAGGGGGTGCTGCAGAATGTAAGGTTCGTCTTTGGAACCACACCAGAAGACATCCTCAGGAACAAAGGCTGCTCCAGCTGTAAGCATCCCTCTGTTTTCAGGGCATATGGGAAAGTGAGGGCATTCCACCCAAAATAAGCTGAGAAACTTAAGCAATGGTGATTGTGCATAAATTACCCCAGGTAACATAGTAACCTTTATATAAAGGTGACCTCAGTTTTCCACACTCAATGGTCCCCTCCTTTTGCATCCCTCACCCAAAATGAAATGTCTTTTAGAGTTAGGATGCCTAGGGGTTGGCTGGTGGGAGCATTTACTTGAAGATATTCTCCTACTTTCCTCACTGCATGCCTTTGATCCTTGGCAGCTACCAGCGTCTTTCTCACCCTCGACAACAACGTGGTGAATGGGTCCAGCCCTGCCATCCGCACCGACTACATTGGCCACAAGACAAAGGACCTGCAAGCCATCTGTGGCATCTCATGTGACGAGCTGTCCAGCATGGTCCTGGAGCTCAGGGGTCTGCGCACCATCGTGACCACGCTGCAGGACAGTATCCGCAAAGTGGTCAGTGGCCTCCGCCCCCCGCCTGTTAGCAGGAGCCCCTGCATGTGTGTCCCCGATGATGCTGAGGCACGGAAAGTGAGGCTGGATGCTAATAACCTTTCTCCTGCTTTTAGACCGAAGAGAACAAAGAGCTGGCCAATGAGCTGAGGAGGCCACCACTCTGCTACCACAATGGGGTCCAGTACAGGACGGGTGACGAGTGGACAGTGGACAGCTGCACCGAGTGTCGCTGCCAGGTGAGGCTCTCGGCAGACAAGCACGGATTGACAGCACTCTCTGAAGAAAGATCCAGGTGGCTGCGGAGGCTCTTTCCATGTTCCGTGGCTGGATACCCAAGTGGTGTCTTTCTCTTAAGATGCAGTTATGACAtctataaaaatcatttaaatactCAGAGGTTTTCAAAGTCTTAATTATACCCCAGGCTAAGGATGATATCTAAAAGAATATATCTATTTAAATATCTCAGTAACTTACCTGCTTTAGTTCAAGAGCTAAGTGTTGAATATCAGGTAAGTAAAACCGAGTTGGAACTTTCTCCCCCCAACCTGATTCATATTCAGCTATGACATGGAGATTCTTTAATACAGTACTGATTGCTGTTCAGATCACTTAGCCCAACATTGTTAGAACTATCCACTTACCTCAGATGGTACTGCATACAGCATATGTATCCTTCTGGCTCACCCCCTACCCAACATCAGGGGCAGAGGGGTTTGGGGGGTGTTACCTGGCTCATTGAGCAAAGTCAAGCTTAAATACAAATCATGGATTGCCGGATTTGGGAGCCACCTTTACTAAATTCCCATTCTTATCCAATATTATATAAGGCCATATTTATATATGAGAAAGTAAGATGCTCATTGATCTTCTTTTCCCCATAaagatgtaatttaaaaattttaaagtcctgAGTTTCAGGAGTTTGATTTTAGACACAGAGTAACAGATCTGACTCATGATATTAGGTGGTTCCAATTGCATAAATTCATGCTGTTCTGTGCATGAAGAAGTGACTAAGCGGCAATTGAGAAGAATTCTAGAGGGTTGAAGTAACAAGTAGCCAGCACTAGAACTGTGTCTACAGTACTGGTGGCTGCCAAAAAGACAGGCAGATCTTTTATTAAAATCATTCCACCAGAGCATTTATAGCCCAGACGACATTTCCGCTTGTAACTGAAACGTTTCCGTATGTAAGCTTCTGCTTGCAATATGCTTAGTACTCATTTCTCCTTCACTGTTGCTCTGCAGAACTCGGTTACCATCTGCAAAAAAGTGTCCTGTCCCATCATGCCCtgctccaacgccacagttcctGATGGAGAATGCTGCCCACGGTGCTGGCGTAAGTCCCTAAAATTGTATAACCATGCTTCAGTGACCGGATCAACTGAACATAATGCTGGAATACCCGTCCCATCTCTGTCACATGTTTTCATTCAGTTTCTTGGGGCAGCATCTGGCTAACTGATGGCTTGTCTGCTATATAGAGCCAAAAAAATGCCATTATGACTAAACTTAATCACCCGCCCTGGATTATGGTGTAGACAATAACCTTAGTATAGTTTATTGAATATGATTCTGTgctttgagaaaagaagagatgaattGGTAGCAGCAATAGCTTTAAGTTGACTGGATTTAGAATCTGACCGTATGGCCTAGAGTCAGGAAAAATCTGCTCACCGGAGAAATTGATGGACTTAACTGGGCCTGAAAGTTCTACCCATTTTATCTACAGGCATAGGAGACCTAAGAAAAAATAGTAGTTTGAGTCTCAGGGCTCCATAAGAAATTGTATTGTTTCATGGTACCCAGTCCCTGGGTTTTCCTGCCAGTATAATTAATCACTTTGCTGAGACACTGTAGTAAGTACAAGTCATAGAAAGGATTTATCACAACTAAGATGCATAAAACAGGAAAGTAGCACTCACCCTTCACGTCCACACCCCCCACACTCCCCGTTTCCTACGCACACGGATCATAGCTCAGAAGAACCAGTTCCCTTCAGAGATGTCAGTGACATTGTAACTGTCATAATCATTTATACATTGCTTTCTGTTCAGCATTCACTTCAGATGTGGGTTAAAGGGAACAAGGCTAGCTAGGGGCCAGCAGAGTGCTGAATTTTGAGTCAGGGATTACTAGGAAAACTTCCAACTGATGGCAAGAGAAAACAAGTTCTCTGTCTCCTGTCGGATACAGGACGTGATTGTAGTCATGGCGCCTGGGCAGATGGTAAACAAACACACTTCCCTCTTATGAAAATATGTGCAGAAAAGGCCCCAAATGCTAGGGTGAGAGGAGCAACCCGCTCACTGACCTCATGACTGATCCAGGGCCAGAGCCAACAGCGGCTCCGCTGCCTTCAGATTCATCTGCCAAACACGTGGGTCTCTGGCTCTCCTGAAAGTCAGAAGTGACTCCTATAAGTTGCCTAAAACCCAAGTATTCTTGAAAGCCTGGGGCTGGAAATGCCTACCAAGACATCTTAAGTCATAAAAGGGAAACTCATTTGAAATCCAGACTGGAGGAAGGAGGCGAGGATGACTAGAAACATATGTGGGGAAAAGGTTCAGCTGTACCGACCCAGGCAAAGCATGCAATTACCCCAAAGCTGTGCACAGAATGACCACTTGGCCATTGGCCTAACAAATATATTGCTTTTCACTCTCTGGCATGGGAAGAAAGTCCTGAGCAGAGCAGCCCAAAGAGTAGCTTGTTTTCATGATAACATACTAAATGCACGCATTTGCTCAGCAGCCAGCGACTCTGCAGACGATGGCTGGTCCCCGTGGTCTGAGTGGACTTCTTGCTCTGTGACCTGTGGCAATGGAATCCAGCAGCGTGGCCGCTCCTGCGACAGCCTCAACAACAGATGCGAGGGCTCCTCTGTGCAGACACGGACCTGCCACATCCAGGAGTGTGACAAGAGATGTAAGTGTTTGGCCACTTGGGGATGTGGAGACCTGACTTGTCTTTGTCACCAACAGCAACTCCAGAGCACAGAGGTTGAGGTCACAGGTTCTAGGCTCTGATCTAATCTCAGTTCTCTGCCTTATCTGTGCACCCTTGAGCACAGCTTACCCTCTCTGAGGCTCTTCCTTATGTATAAATTGGGGGTAAAAATAGTTTAAAGATTTTTAGTTTGGTGAGTTTGAAGGTTTGGTTTAGAGGATGCATTTAAAGTGTTAACGTAGAGCTTGGCTTGTGGGAAGTACCATATAACCATCAGGTTTGTCCTTTAGTTAAACAGGATGGCGGTTGGAGCCACTGGTCCCCCTGGTCATCTTGTTCTGTAACATGTGGAGACGGTGTGATCACAAGGATCCGGCTCTGCaactcccccagcccccagatgAATGGGAAGCCATGTGAGGGCAAAGCCCGGGAGACCAAAGCCTGCCAGAAAGACGCCTGCCCCAGTAAGTGCATGCATCATCCGGCATGATGCTGGCAGCTCCACCCCACTGGCTGCCTGGCATCCGTGGGTCACGGATCGGGGAAGGCTGCTTCCTAGAGAAATAAACAGAGGCACAGTCCTGCTGGGCACAGCAGCTTCTTCTAACGACAAATAGAACCATTTTCAGACACTCTTTTCCCAGACATCCTTACCATGTGTCAGGGTCATGGAGGTTTCTTGAACACACTCAGGAGAGTCTCCTGTGAAGGTGAGATGTTTGAAAATTGGTCTTAGCTTTGGCCTGTGGTTCATTTTCTTACAGTCAatggaggctggggaccctggTCACCATGGGACATCTGTTCTGTCACCTGTGGAGGAGGGGTACAGAAACGTAGCCGGCTCTGCAACAACCCCACACCCCAGTTTGGAGGCAAGGACTGCATTGGTGATGTGACAGAAAACCAGATCTGCAACAAGCAGGACTGTCCCATTGGTAAGCCACGCAGCCCAGGCAGCCCAGGACAAAACCACTTAATGGCATGGTCAGCATTCATGGGGGTTCAGTTTGGATGGCCCTGAGTGGTTTGATTAAAATGCCAGATGGACAGCATAATCTCAAAAGTCAGCAGTTACACAGACCCTACAGTATCACACCCCCATTGAAATGACCAGAGTGGCAGTAACAGCAGCTGAGACCCACGTTTGCCTGTCACTCTTATCTCAGATGGATGCCTGTCCAATCCCTGCTTTGCTGGTGTCCAGTGTACCAGCTACCCTGATGGCAGCTGGAAGTGTGGTGCCTGTCCCCCGGGCTACAGTGGAGACGGCGTCGCGTGCAAAGATGTTGATGAGGTGAGGAGCTGGGAGCTACCAGACCTAGGAAAGCACCTCATCTGCCTTGGTCATTTCTTGTGACAGTGTTCTCTAAACATGAACAAACCTGTTTCTTCCACAGTGCAAAGAAGTCCCTGATGCCTGCTTCAACCACAATGGAGAGCACAGATGTGAGAACACAGACCCTGGCTACAactgcctgccctgcccaccaCGCTTCACTGGCTCGCAGCCCTTCGGCCAGGGCGTGGAACACGCCACCGCCAACAAACAGGTAGAGCAGAGGGGACTAGTAGATGGGAGTGAGGGAGGGTGTCTGGCTGAGCTAGCCACGAAAGGGGGGAATGTCATCTCACACCCTTCAAGGAAAATGGGGAACGGGGTGAGCGTCAATCTAGCTTTTAGAAACAGTACTAGAAAATGAATTGTTCATCCAGCAGAGAAAATTGGTCCATCA of the Muntiacus reevesi chromosome 7, mMunRee1.1, whole genome shotgun sequence genome contains:
- the THBS1 gene encoding thrombospondin-1 isoform X1, with the translated sequence MGLAWGLAVLLLSHVCGSNRIPESGGDNSVFDIFELTGAARKGSGRRLVKGPDPSSPAFRIEDANLIPPVPDKKFQDLVDAVRAEKGFLLLASLRQMKKTRGTLLAVERKDHSGQLFSVVSNGKAGTLDLSLTVQGKQHVVSVEEALLATGQWKSITLFVQEDRAQLYIDCEKMENAELDVPIQSIFTRDLANIARLRIAKGGVNDNFQGVLQNVRFVFGTTPEDILRNKGCSSSTSVFLTLDNNVVNGSSPAIRTDYIGHKTKDLQAICGISCDELSSMVLELRGLRTIVTTLQDSIRKVTEENKELANELRRPPLCYHNGVQYRTGDEWTVDSCTECRCQNSVTICKKVSCPIMPCSNATVPDGECCPRCWPASDSADDGWSPWSEWTSCSVTCGNGIQQRGRSCDSLNNRCEGSSVQTRTCHIQECDKRFKQDGGWSHWSPWSSCSVTCGDGVITRIRLCNSPSPQMNGKPCEGKARETKACQKDACPINGGWGPWSPWDICSVTCGGGVQKRSRLCNNPTPQFGGKDCIGDVTENQICNKQDCPIDGCLSNPCFAGVQCTSYPDGSWKCGACPPGYSGDGVACKDVDECKEVPDACFNHNGEHRCENTDPGYNCLPCPPRFTGSQPFGQGVEHATANKQVCKPRNPCTDGTHDCNKNAKCNYLGHYSDPMYRCECKPGYAGNGIICGEDTDLDGWPNEDLVCVANATYHCKKDNCPNLPNSGQEDYDKDGIGDACDDDDDNDKIPDDRDNCPFHYNPAQYDYDRDDVGDRCDNCPYNHNPDQADTDNNGEGDACAADIDGDGILNERDNCQYVYNVDQKDTDMDGVGDQCDNCPLEHNPDQLDSDSDRIGDTCDNNQDIDEDGHQNNLDNCPYVPNANQADHDKDGKGDACDHDDDNDGIPDDRDNCRLVPNPDQKDSDGDGRGDACKDDFDHDEVPDIDDICPENVDISETDFRRFQMIPLDPKGTSQNDPNWVVRHQGKELVQTVNCDPGLAVGYDEFNAVDFSGTFFINTERDDDYAGFVFGYQSSSRFYVVMWKQVTQSYWDTNPTRAQGYSGLSVKVVNSTTGPGEHLRNALWHTGNTPGQVRTLWHDPRHIGWKDFTAYRWRLSHRPKTGFIRVVMYEGKKIMADSGPIYDKTYAGGRLGLFVFSQEMVFFSDLKYECRDS
- the THBS1 gene encoding thrombospondin-1 isoform X2; its protein translation is MGLAWGLAVLLLSHVCGSNRIPESGGDNSVFDIFELTGAARKGSGRRLVKGPDPSSPAFRIEDANLIPPVPDKKFQDLVDAVRAEKGFLLLASLRQMKKTRGTLLAVERKDHSGQLFSVVSNGKAGTLDLSLTVQGKQHVVSVEEALLATGQWKSITLFVQEDRAQLYIDCEKMENAELDVPIQSIFTRDLANIARLRIAKGGVNDNFQGVLQNVRFVFGTTPEDILRNKGCSSSTSVFLTLDNNVVNGSSPAIRTDYIGHKTKDLQAICGISCDELSSMVLELRGLRTIVTTLQDSIRKVTEENKELANELRRPPLCYHNGVQYRTGDEWTVDSCTECRCQNSVTICKKVSCPIMPCSNATVPDGECCPRCWPSDSADDGWSPWSEWTSCSVTCGNGIQQRGRSCDSLNNRCEGSSVQTRTCHIQECDKRFKQDGGWSHWSPWSSCSVTCGDGVITRIRLCNSPSPQMNGKPCEGKARETKACQKDACPINGGWGPWSPWDICSVTCGGGVQKRSRLCNNPTPQFGGKDCIGDVTENQICNKQDCPIDGCLSNPCFAGVQCTSYPDGSWKCGACPPGYSGDGVACKDVDECKEVPDACFNHNGEHRCENTDPGYNCLPCPPRFTGSQPFGQGVEHATANKQVCKPRNPCTDGTHDCNKNAKCNYLGHYSDPMYRCECKPGYAGNGIICGEDTDLDGWPNEDLVCVANATYHCKKDNCPNLPNSGQEDYDKDGIGDACDDDDDNDKIPDDRDNCPFHYNPAQYDYDRDDVGDRCDNCPYNHNPDQADTDNNGEGDACAADIDGDGILNERDNCQYVYNVDQKDTDMDGVGDQCDNCPLEHNPDQLDSDSDRIGDTCDNNQDIDEDGHQNNLDNCPYVPNANQADHDKDGKGDACDHDDDNDGIPDDRDNCRLVPNPDQKDSDGDGRGDACKDDFDHDEVPDIDDICPENVDISETDFRRFQMIPLDPKGTSQNDPNWVVRHQGKELVQTVNCDPGLAVGYDEFNAVDFSGTFFINTERDDDYAGFVFGYQSSSRFYVVMWKQVTQSYWDTNPTRAQGYSGLSVKVVNSTTGPGEHLRNALWHTGNTPGQVRTLWHDPRHIGWKDFTAYRWRLSHRPKTGFIRVVMYEGKKIMADSGPIYDKTYAGGRLGLFVFSQEMVFFSDLKYECRDS